A genomic region of Homalodisca vitripennis isolate AUS2020 chromosome 5, UT_GWSS_2.1, whole genome shotgun sequence contains the following coding sequences:
- the LOC124363273 gene encoding THAP domain-containing protein 2-like has product MPMSCVAFGCFNKGKLEGITYHSFPKGAEQRQRWINAVRRKDWELNRHSRLCSSHFREADIDRTSLCRVRIREGAIPAIFPAFSEVKDRKPLKRKEEPEMCSTSSFVSPTKKFQIALEKCKSDVLTYKKKVKGLQQNRRRLKKRVANLESILESLKEKLNFQPEDCSFLGSISQNSDCLIKRAAEKNSKP; this is encoded by the exons ATGCCTATGTCATGTGTTGCTTTTGGATGCTTCAATAAAGGAAAACTAGAGGGGATAACTTATCACAG TTTCCCAAAAGGCGCAGAACAACGGCAACGATGGATCAACGCAGTTAGAAGAAAGGATTGGGAGCTGAATCGTCACAGTAGACTCTGCTCTTCACACTTCCGGGAGGCGGATATCGACCGAACTTCTCTCTGCAGGGTCCGGATACGAGAAGGAGCGATACCAGCGATTTTTCCAGCTTTCTCTGAGGTAAAAGACCGTAAACCACTTAAAAGAAAAGAAGAGCCAGAAATGTGTTCAACGAGCTCTTTTGTATCAccaacaaaaaaatttcaaattgctcTTGAAAAATGCAAGTCAGATGTCTTGACTTACAAAAAGAAGGTAAAGGGTCTGCAGCAAAATAGAAGACGATTGAAAAAAAGGGTAGCAAATTTAGAATCCATACTAGAATCccttaaggaaaaattaaactttcaaccaGAAGATTGTTCCTTCTTAGGATCAATTTCTCAGAATTCGGACTGTTTGATAAAGCGAGCGGCGGAAAAAAACAGTAAACcctaa
- the LOC124363276 gene encoding THAP domain-containing protein 6-like, translating to MPACCSAPGCKSRGYNDNLTYHRFPKNPQLRQKWTEATGRSDWEPKANTVLCSKHFREEDLDRTSLSCVRVRENVIPSLFPDGTPPKHEKGKPPKRRNCKLPLPSSEALVRKEIEQQELNQVKIIVLFKNAHEH from the exons ATGCCAGCTTGTTGTTCAGCGCCTGGGTGCAAAAGCCGTGGTTATAATGATAACCTTACTTACCACAG attCCCGAAAAATCCCCAACTCCGCCAGAAGTGGACGGAAGCCACTGGCAGATCTGACTGGGAGCCCAAGGCCAACACTGTTCTCTGCTCAAAGCACTTTCGCGAGGAGGATTTAGACAGAACCTCTCTATCTTGTGTTAGAGTGAGAGAAAACGTCATACCGTCCTTGTTCCCAGACGGTACTCCGCCGAAACACGAAAAGGGGAAACCACCAAAGAGAAGAAATTGTAAGCTGCCTTTGCCGTCTTCCGAAGCATTGGTGAGAAAGGAAATTGAACAGCAAGAACTGAACCAGGTGAAAATAATTGTACTGTTTAAAAACGCTCATGAGCATTAG